AATATATTATTAGTTGCTCCAAATCATTATCACTAGATTTGACATGGatatatttttatattttatttttttagtaTTGTAGTTCTTGACATATTTTGTTATAAACTAGTCAAACATAGACAAGGTTTGACTTTTTGGAAAAactaatacaccttatatttaggaatggagggagtatcatgcaaTCAGCTATGTTCATGATGTAGCACTTAATTGATACTTCCTCTGTAAACTtttataagagtgtttagatcactaaaatagtgatctaaatgctcttatatttgtttacagagggagtataaggCATCAATACATAGTATTCAAAATTCTTAATATTTCATAAAGAGAAACACCTTCACCCCCGTAGTCATTCTGCCTGTATTCCTTTCTAAACAGCAATGCCCTTTGCTTCCTTGTAGGTTGAAAGCTCATTTTGAAGAGAATCCAACAGACCTCGGTTAGATATATCAATCTTCCCAAATCTTGTTCAGAAGAGCTGTGTTGGTATTTAAATCTTACAAGTGAATGATATGCTTAATCTTTCTACTCTTTTCAGATTTGCTCAAACATGATAAGTTGCTTACCAACAAATCAATTCCTGCTCACCTGCGTGATGTCCCCGAATACCTAATTGACCCCACAACGAAAGAAGCCAGCAATGCAGTCAAACTTTCGAGGGCTGCTATGGGTCTTGATAATCCCCGAAGGAAGAAAAGAATGGGATTCAGGAGTGGGTCAGGCAAAAGTAGCGATCCCCTCAGAACGTTCTCTGCTGAGGTACATTTACCCGTTCAATGTCCAAAACATTTTAGATTGAAAAACCCTTGCAACTTGCAAGGTCCTTTGACACATTACGGTTCCAATCATACATGCATTCCTTCCTGCTGAACTAGTCTCTTTTTCAGTTGCTACATTTGTTGATTGATAACGAGATATCTCAACTGCATAGTTTGCCAGATCCTATCTTAAATATTGGTATGCTCCTGCACTATCCTTTGATGTATTCTGATTTTTCTTGGTTCCTTGCAGGGCAAATCACGAAAACGAAGGGGAAAGGAAAGAGAAGGAGACGATAGAagaaagaggaggaagaaggcagAAATCTAATGCTGCAAACAGTTCACTATCAATTTTGCTCGGTTTTATAGACTTATTGCCTTGTAACTTTGTAGCATCTCTAGAATGAAGACAAAGCTTAATGTGCAACATTGTATGTCAAAGTATTTTGGGAGTTTAGGTTCTTTTGTCTTCGGAGGTGGGGGCGACAAACTTTTGGATATATTGATTCGGATTCAATTGCAAATACACCAAGGATAGAATCAATTCAATTCTGAATTGCAATAAGCAAGCGAGGTCTCTCAAATAGAGTCGAACTGAACTGCTAGACTACATTGAGTGATGGATGAAATTACGAAGGAATCCTGGTCTCAAAAAAGAGGGAAATGGGGATATGGTGAAATCGGTAGATGCTACGGCTATTTCTTTGGATGTTGCTAGTATCACACACTTCCTCTTCAATCCTCGTACGTATGAATCACATGGAATATTTTGAGAGCAAACTGAACAAGGAGGTATAATCAACCATTCTCTCCATCAATTCAGCTCACAGCTAAGGCTTTGTACAATGGGagatgcttagaaaaataaaccgagTTTTTCTAaagcaccggtgcctatttcTACATGAGAGACGTTTAGTTAAGCGTCTAtcctgtacaaataagcaccaGTGCTTAAGGAAAACCTAAtttatttctctaagcaccttgcattgtacaaggcctaagCCACACCAGTTTTGAACTGGTAGGAGATCACCTTCCAGAGGGAGAGCAGTCGGCGCAGATTCTCTACCTTGCCGATCTCCTGATTGACACTTCATGCACATGCACCACAAGTTCAGAGGGTACTCACAAGGTCACAAGGCAGATTTCACCCTTAATATTTTTTTTAATCTTCAACATATCGCGGACACATTGAAAACCACATCAATCTCTTGCTGCTCAATAGATTGTACAATTGCTCTTGATTGATGGCACTTTTTGTTCCTCAAACTTTCACTTACGGCATAATCAGGTGAAAGTGGAGGAGCCATAAAATGTACAGAAAAGTCTGCTCTTGAATATCTCGTTGATAATGCATGATTTCATGAAACTCTGAAACTCTTAACAAAAGTCACTTCACTACTTACGGCATGATTTCATGAAACTCTGAAACTCTTAACAAAAGTCACTTCACTACTTACGGCAATACTAATAAGCCAGTCTACTTAGTACGCTTAGGGCATCCACAATTGATCCCAAGCTTGAAATTCATAAATAACACGGGGTTCCTGCTTTCGACGAGCTAACGCAATAGAAATTTACGGTGGAATCAGCAGTTCTTGAGCCCAGCTGTACACGAGATCCTTCGATGCCATACCATAAACCGTACGCTATGGGGTCGGGCAGCAAGAGGAGGAAATCGGTAACTAATGGTTAGGCATCCATCTATACAAAACTTGATTCTGCAAGCGCTTTACGGTTCACAGAACAACTCCAGAATCATACCAGCAACTCACTGTTCAATCTTCATGGGACCTGCAGAATACAAGAGGAACATTTCTGTAAGTTTGATACAATCACTATGATTATGAAGCATGACATTTTGAAAGGAGAGCATTGCATATACCAGCATTGTTGGTGCTGCTATCTGCAGCCACAGCAGGGTTGAAGTTCATATGAGGAATGTTCTGAAGAGTTTCCCACATCTCAGGCATCTGGATTCAGGGTTCACGTTAGTCCATCGCTATTGCTTCAGATGCTACATGCGATTGCCATGAAAATGGACTGAATTTACCTGGTTCATCATGGAGATGTCGTGAATTGTTCCGTGCAGAGCACCCGCTGGATTGGAAGCATTGCACATCATATCTGGATGCATCATTCCTTGGTTGAAATGAGCAATAAGGGCGCTTGATCCTGGGTCAGCTCCATAGAAACCAAGGCGCCTGTCTTGAGAAAGCATCATCTACAAACAAGAATTGCGTTGAGCAGGCGGGTCTAGAAATCTTTGAAAATATTTAGGATGGTTGTACAGTGAATTTACTTGTTTGGACAGAATCTGCTCAATATCAAAGCCAAGCTCAGGGTTCACAGTTGCAAGTTTCATTGACAAGAACTGCAAGTTCGAAGTGGCATTAGAGCACAGGATGATAGTCGACAAATGGCACGCTCAGAAACAACCCAATAACATCTGCACTAATAGATAAGCAGCATTATGTTACCTCTACTTGTCGTTGTAATGACTGCACGTAATTGATTATCTCATCAAGCATGACTGCCTTGCCAGTTATCTGTGAGAAGGAACATTGGTAAGGCGTAGAGTACAAGTTGGTCGCAGAGAAGTTCTTGCGCCAAAAAGAAGAAAGTTACCTTATTACACCCTGGAACAAGATCCTGAAGAAGCTTCATTCTCTCACTTATCTTTTTCCTCCTCAGCTGCAAAGAGTTTCATCCAACTTCAAGCATGAGAACAGGAAGAGCATAAGGTAAACTGAAATGGGATCTTGATAGTACTAATCAGAAGCTTACTCTTTCCGCAAGGCTGTGGCTGTTAGTGGCTTGGCCTCGCTTTGCCCGGAAATGAACATAATTTTCTTTAGTGCCATCACCATCCGAAGAATCTTCCTTGCTTTGCGTTTTGGGCGAGATCTTCCTGTTGTCCCTCTCCACCGAGTTCCTTTCCGGCTGAGACGAAACCTCTGCTTGTTGATCACCCACATTCTAAATCCATAAATACAATGCAGTTAGTCACCACATCTAGATTAGAACAAGAAGATAAGAGCATAACGAAAGCTCATTTGCACCTTGCTACTGGCTGATGGGTTTAGCAACGCAATGCAGTCATCTGTtcccttccttttcttcacaccACCACTATGCTCATCACTCATCTGGATGTTTTGGGAGAATGTACCTGCAAGAATTATCGCCATTCCCATCAACTACCGAATTTTCACCTTCGAAAGTATCGCGACAACTGCATGATAAGAACTACTACTAAGCAGCAGAAGATCTGTACAGACCTGGTCTCTCTTCTAACTCCATGCCATAAGCTTGAAATCCATATGCCCCACTGTCATACCCCATCTTTTGATGCATTGCTTCAGACCCCCAATTCCCCTCCAAGAACTCTTTTCCACTGTTTGCAGCAGGACCTTGATCAGACTGCTGGCCTGAATACATGTCCAATTGCCTAAAAACAGCAAGAGCTCCTCCTTAGTTCCCTGTTCAGGATAGAAGACAAGGGGGAGAAGGCACATTAGCACTACCACTAGAGTGTACCCAACAGAGCACAGAAAGACAAATGCAGCTTGAACAAAGAGTGAAATTTCATAAAGTCTGCAAAACCCTTTTGCATCACATGAACACCTCAACTGGTAATCCTTAACACAGAGGTGAAAAGCaaccagtcccttgaagaaccaCCGCCACTATCCCTAGACAAAAGAAAGCCAGAAGAAGGGATCCACCGTCCAGGCAAAGGCCTGCCACAGAACAACCTTGGGGAACAAACCAAATCTGCTGCACGCAGCCCGGGTTCCAGAAAGTGGGGCTTTAAACCCAGAGCAGAGCACAAAGGGAGAGGGGGAGACACAGAGGATATAACCCCATCATTAGCCAAACAACATTCACTAACTTGGGTCCTTTGGAGCAAAGTCATGAGGATGTGGGAGGAGAGCCTGTCTGCTCCTCCTAAAAGACCCCAAAACACCAAAGATAATTGGGAACAGCAAAAGCCTAACAAATCTTCAAGAACCAGGCATGGAGAACATTATCAAGCATATGAAACTTGAAAAGAACAATATACTAGAAAGAAAAAAAGATGTTTCAGTCGATGAAGAACTTCCCACGCAAGTTAGGAGCTGACCAACAGTACTTTTTGGCTGGGTGTGGCTTGGCAGTGGCATCCAGGAAGATCAAAATAGCAGCACCTTACATCTGATTAAAACTACCTACTTGGATGAACAAATAAAAATCATTTTTCGAAAAGGAACAAATAAAAATCATAGCATTCCCAGGAGGAGGATACCACAAGACGAACCCACCTTCTCAGAGGATTTGATCGCCCCACAAAGTTTTCATCATCTAGGAAAGCGCAAGTACGAAGCTCGAGAGGAAGCAGCACACACCAACTCCCGAGTCGAAAATCCGAAGAGAGGAGGCGGGGCTATTTGAATGCAATGGATAGATGGATAGCTAGAGTAGGATCTGCGGGGAAATAACTAGGGCAGCGTTGAAGCCCTCCGAGAGGGGGAGGAAGGAAAGCAACAAGCTTTGACCGCTCCGCCATGCCGTGTATGGGGCGGTGTAAAGATCTTGAAAGGAACACATACTAAGATGTCCGCGACGGTAAAAAACACTGCCTGGAAATTACCTGGACCCGGCGCCACCACACGAGCCCTCCTGGAGCCCATCAATCAATTCGCCCTGCCTGCGAACGGGACGGCGGGAGGGAAATGCTGGAACGATTCAAGAACACGAGAGCGGCCTCATGATCTCTCTGTTCTTGAAAAAAATTCGCGGTTTCTTCTCCTTGGCGCCGCGCCGGAGCTATGGATCGCAATTTGACCGCAGGGTAAGAGGGAGGGGGCGGTGAAAGatttgggaggaagaagagggagtGGGTCTCGGATGCTTAATAATAATAGGCGGTGTTTGTTACCCCTGCCTGCCGCCGAGGTGAAATGATTCCTTCTCGCTCTGCTCTGTTCTCCCTCTGGCAAAGGGCTGGGTTGTTAACCACttcaactgccccctctcccttccctcctccctccttccaACGTTTCTGAAACCTTGGCGTATGCAAACAGCTAATGAAAAGTAACCGCAGAGAGACTGGGGGGCGTACCAGGAGGACTAGTTTACTGCTGGCCCTGCTTTGGTGTGCAGGAAGATTAGCTAGCTGTAGCGAGGGAGGGAGAAAATAAAGCTGGGAGGGGAGTAAAAAAATGGGATGCTGTTCTTCTAATCTCACCTGCCCGGCCTTGGGTGGCCTCAATGCCATGTGGGCCCCAGCTCCTAGCTACTGTGGGAGTAAGTTTTGAGAGGAGGAAAAAACAATGGGTGCACCTACTGGCTACTGCACAGTTATTCTTCCTCATTGATGGTTTTTGTGACGCTGCTGAGCCAGCTGCACTGCACTGCAGGTTTGAAATGGAACAAGGTTCCTCTTTGACCAAACAGCAACTCAGCAAGGGTAAAATGCCTATTACAAAATATGTTTACATGTGCAGTTAGTAATATTTTCTGTCTAGACATGAGCTGGTTTTGTTCTTACACACTCAGTGATACTATGTTTTAACAAATGCCTCAGGGAGTAATTTGTTGGGTGAAGCAAGCAGCGTTTGTACCTGATGGAGTAGTAAATTATGAATGCTTTGGTTACAAGggtgggggaggggaggggaaggTACTTCTCTTGCACACCAAGCTTTGAATGAGGGCAGGGAGATCTCTTTCCAACTGACATGCAGTACTGCCACCTATTTGTACACTTGGCCTTTTTTCTCCCCTGCCAGCCCACCTACAGCCATCCCACCACCACTGCACTCCTACTACTCTCTTCTCTCTCtacaaagaaaaagaagaagtgTGGAATATGTAAGCAAAAACACAAGGAATCTTGTAATCTTTTCACCTTCTTGTCCTCCACAGTCTGAAATGCATGCAGTAGTACCAGCTGGATTTGTGGGGATATGGTCAAAGCCAGCACTGTGAGGCATCATCCTGCTGCTGCCATCCC
This genomic window from Aegilops tauschii subsp. strangulata cultivar AL8/78 chromosome 4, Aet v6.0, whole genome shotgun sequence contains:
- the LOC109784031 gene encoding transcription factor bHLH77 — its product is MYSGQQSDQGPAANSGKEFLEGNWGSEAMHQKMGYDSGAYGFQAYGMELEERPGTFSQNIQMSDEHSGGVKKRKGTDDCIALLNPSASSKNVGDQQAEVSSQPERNSVERDNRKISPKTQSKEDSSDGDGTKENYVHFRAKRGQATNSHSLAERLRRKKISERMKLLQDLVPGCNKITGKAVMLDEIINYVQSLQRQVEFLSMKLATVNPELGFDIEQILSKQMMLSQDRRLGFYGADPGSSALIAHFNQGMMHPDMMCNASNPAGALHGTIHDISMMNQMPEMWETLQNIPHMNFNPAVAADSSTNNAGPMKIEQ